From a region of the Acidicapsa acidisoli genome:
- a CDS encoding lactonase family protein, translated as MRQGSKVRFLRLTQAFMLGAAVLTLGTMGLTGCSGFFTAVSTTGTIGTGTSTFAYITNSGGTLAEYSLTSGTLAALNGSPVTLTETPTSIVVAPNNQFVYIGTTAGAFEYTINSDGTLTEGNSNNIAYVNPNGFVPQSMVIDPTSSWLIIAYQSQTELDAVQISPTTGLPTGAVFSLTTTFADPTPSLAISPANSQVFVALGTGGVEAFGFTPTGTAAPNGPWGTAVSIKLLPTGGATADTAVAVDPTSKYLFIAEQNSNSSGAIAGTVRMIGTAALGTDLDDEAVGVGPTALLADLSGAYLYVANGSDGTISGFTLNLTTQKLASLGAAFPTEQSPVAIVEDSTKSYVMDVGDKANPNMWLYSFDASTLGALDVGSTKSTASVNPSLANAIAVTH; from the coding sequence ATGAGGCAGGGAAGTAAAGTGCGATTTTTGCGTCTGACACAAGCATTTATGCTCGGAGCTGCAGTTCTCACCTTGGGCACGATGGGATTGACCGGTTGCAGCGGCTTCTTCACCGCAGTCAGCACCACCGGCACCATCGGCACCGGCACATCGACCTTCGCCTACATCACCAACAGCGGCGGCACTCTGGCCGAATACTCCCTCACCAGCGGCACGCTCGCGGCGCTCAACGGAAGCCCCGTCACGTTGACCGAAACTCCGACCTCCATCGTCGTTGCGCCCAATAACCAGTTTGTGTACATCGGTACAACCGCGGGAGCCTTCGAATACACGATCAACTCGGACGGGACACTGACCGAGGGCAACAGCAACAATATCGCCTATGTCAACCCGAACGGGTTCGTTCCGCAGAGCATGGTCATCGATCCCACCAGTTCGTGGCTGATCATCGCCTACCAGAGCCAAACCGAGTTGGATGCGGTTCAGATCAGCCCCACCACCGGCCTTCCCACTGGAGCCGTATTCTCCCTCACCACAACCTTCGCCGACCCGACACCGTCGCTTGCCATCTCTCCTGCCAACAGCCAGGTGTTTGTGGCTCTCGGCACAGGCGGCGTCGAGGCCTTCGGCTTTACCCCCACCGGCACCGCCGCACCCAACGGACCATGGGGCACCGCGGTGAGCATCAAGTTACTTCCCACTGGCGGTGCTACCGCCGACACTGCTGTCGCTGTCGATCCGACATCGAAGTATCTCTTCATCGCGGAGCAGAACAGCAATTCCTCCGGCGCCATTGCCGGCACCGTGCGCATGATCGGCACCGCAGCGCTTGGCACAGATCTGGACGATGAAGCCGTCGGTGTCGGCCCCACGGCGCTGCTCGCTGACCTGAGCGGCGCATACCTCTACGTCGCCAACGGTTCGGATGGCACAATCTCAGGCTTTACCCTCAATCTCACCACGCAGAAGCTGGCCTCTCTCGGAGCAGCCTTCCCAACCGAGCAGTCCCCGGTGGCCATCGTCGAAGACAGCACCAAGAGCTACGTGATGGATGTCGGAGACAAGGCCAATCCGAATATGTGGCTCTACAGCTTTGATGCCTCTACGCTCGGCGCTCTCGATGTCGGTTCAACGAAATCCACTGCCAGCGTCAATCCATCGCTAGCCAACGCAATCGCCGTCACCCACTAA
- a CDS encoding M28 family peptidase, with amino-acid sequence MHFRLSLFAFLVLFNVPLNSPGQTHSTHPVSALCNACVRAELGFLASDELHGRGSGTRDEHLAALYAASLFQSFGLQPAGEDGGYIQRAPLPNPFPAKLAEYLKKHGFDQNQRTDTWNALGMLPGSDPVAGKEVVLLTAHLDHLGIGEAVNGDNIYNGADDDASGTTAVLELARSLSRGPRPRRSILFVLFGSEELGGYGNQYFLEHPPVALTQIVANLEFEMIGRPDLALPNKTLWLTGYERSDLGPMLAKHGAAISADPHPDQHFFQRSDNYALAKKGIVAQTVSSFGLHKDYHQPSDEVSRIDFDFLTRSIGSMIGPVRWLADTSWRPEWNAGGEAVVVARAWVVPTLVAMKL; translated from the coding sequence ATGCACTTCAGGCTCAGTCTCTTTGCATTTTTGGTTCTTTTCAACGTTCCTCTGAATTCCCCCGGCCAGACTCATTCCACTCATCCTGTTTCTGCTCTCTGCAATGCCTGTGTCCGTGCTGAGCTTGGATTCCTTGCCAGCGATGAACTGCATGGACGAGGCTCGGGCACGCGCGATGAACATCTGGCTGCGCTGTACGCCGCTTCGCTCTTCCAGTCTTTCGGGCTCCAGCCGGCGGGGGAAGATGGAGGCTACATTCAACGGGCTCCGCTGCCGAACCCGTTCCCTGCGAAGCTGGCGGAGTATCTGAAAAAGCATGGATTCGATCAGAATCAGCGCACGGATACATGGAACGCGCTGGGGATGCTGCCGGGCTCCGATCCTGTCGCCGGCAAGGAGGTCGTGCTGCTGACGGCTCATCTGGATCATCTTGGAATCGGGGAAGCTGTCAACGGAGACAACATCTACAACGGAGCGGATGACGACGCAAGCGGCACAACGGCTGTGCTGGAGTTGGCGCGAAGCTTGAGCCGAGGACCGCGCCCGCGCCGGTCGATTCTCTTTGTGCTCTTTGGCTCTGAGGAGTTAGGAGGGTATGGCAACCAGTACTTTCTGGAGCATCCGCCGGTTGCGCTGACCCAGATTGTCGCCAACCTGGAGTTTGAGATGATTGGGCGGCCCGATCTGGCGCTGCCGAACAAGACGCTTTGGCTGACTGGCTACGAGCGCTCTGACCTTGGGCCGATGCTTGCGAAGCATGGCGCTGCGATTTCCGCCGATCCGCATCCGGATCAGCATTTCTTTCAGCGCTCGGATAACTATGCGCTGGCGAAGAAAGGGATCGTGGCGCAGACGGTTTCGAGCTTTGGGTTGCATAAGGACTACCACCAGCCTTCGGATGAGGTTTCGAGGATTGACTTTGATTTTTTGACGCGGTCGATTGGGTCGATGATAGGGCCTGTGCGGTGGTTGGCGGATACTAGCTGGCGGCCGGAATGGAATGCTGGGGGGGAAGCCGTAGTTGTTGCGCGGGCCTGGGTGGTTCCCACCCTTGTCGCGATGAAACTGTGA